The Ignavibacteria bacterium genome includes the window TATTTTAGATTGGGATAAGATGGAGTCCACCTTGCTTAATAGAATCATTGCATCTTAAAAACTTTACGTTGGTATTAAAAAAAGGTGGACTCCATCTTTCCGCATTTTAAAATGCTTCTATTAAATGTCGAATTTGTATTTCTCCGTTGTTGTTTTCAATTGCGATTACGTCGAAGCGAGATTCTTTGAATTGAATTTCGGGATGTTTGAATAAAAATCCTTCGGCAGTTT containing:
- a CDS encoding YraN family protein; this encodes AKDNSILVFIEVKARTNDSHGTPEESITPKKQQALRKTAEGFLFKHPEIQFKESRFDVIAIENNNGEIQIRHLIEAF